One Halosegnis longus DNA window includes the following coding sequences:
- the nadA gene encoding quinolinate synthase NadA, whose protein sequence is METADFETDLSLFKYDNLEQLPPAYRELTEAERTERIEAATEALGDDVLILGHNYQRREIVEHADFTGDSYALSKRAAESEASHVIFCGVTFMAESADIITDADQSVLLPSMEASCPMAGMAEALQVDAAWDQLTAAAPDADIVPITYMNSYADLKAFCAEQGGLVCTSSNAADAFEWAFERGDTVLFLPDKHLGENTAHELGMADAVAEWDPWAEGGADAAQAADADVILWDGYCQVHERFREHHVTEVRERYDDVNVVVHPECRREVAAAADVVGSTATICETVADADPGDRWAIGTEIHLANHLDRWHEDVAVVPLCGDACMDCNAMRQIDPNYLTWLLEELVDDTERNRIEVAPQEAELAEVALDRMLEL, encoded by the coding sequence ATGGAGACCGCAGACTTCGAGACGGACCTGAGTCTGTTCAAGTACGACAATCTGGAGCAGCTACCGCCGGCCTACCGGGAGCTAACGGAGGCTGAACGGACGGAGCGCATCGAGGCGGCGACCGAGGCGTTGGGCGATGACGTGCTCATCCTCGGCCACAACTATCAGCGGCGGGAAATCGTCGAACACGCCGACTTCACCGGTGATTCCTACGCGCTGTCGAAGCGCGCCGCAGAGTCGGAGGCGAGCCACGTCATCTTCTGTGGCGTGACGTTCATGGCCGAGTCGGCGGACATCATCACCGACGCCGACCAGTCCGTCCTGTTGCCGTCGATGGAGGCCTCCTGTCCGATGGCCGGGATGGCCGAGGCCCTGCAGGTGGATGCGGCGTGGGACCAACTCACCGCCGCCGCGCCCGACGCGGATATCGTCCCCATCACCTACATGAACAGCTACGCCGACCTGAAGGCGTTCTGCGCCGAGCAGGGGGGACTGGTCTGTACCTCCTCGAACGCCGCAGACGCCTTCGAGTGGGCCTTCGAGCGCGGGGATACGGTGTTGTTCTTACCCGACAAGCATCTCGGCGAGAACACCGCCCACGAACTGGGGATGGCCGACGCCGTCGCCGAGTGGGACCCGTGGGCAGAGGGTGGAGCCGACGCCGCGCAGGCGGCCGACGCCGACGTAATCCTGTGGGACGGCTACTGTCAGGTCCACGAGCGCTTCCGCGAACACCACGTCACCGAGGTGCGCGAACGCTACGACGACGTGAACGTGGTCGTCCACCCGGAGTGTCGCCGCGAGGTCGCGGCCGCCGCCGACGTGGTCGGCTCGACGGCCACCATCTGCGAGACGGTCGCGGACGCCGACCCCGGCGACCGGTGGGCAATCGGCACCGAAATCCACCTCGCGAACCACCTCGACCGCTGGCACGAGGACGTGGCGGTCGTCCCGCTGTGTGGTGACGCCTGCATGGACTGTAACGCGATGCGGCAGATTGACCCGAACTATCTCACGTGGCTGTTGGAGGAGCTGGTCGACGACACTGAGCGCAACCGCATCGAGGTCGCCCCGCAGGAGGCCGAACTGGCCGAGGTCGCCCTCGACCGGATGTTGGAGCTATGA